A window of Streptomyces sp. NBC_01224 genomic DNA:
CCGGACGGCCCCGCGCCGTCTTTGTACGGACGTCGGTGGCGGGCGACTCGGCCCGGCAGTCCGCGTCCGCCCTCCCCGCCGGGCAGGCGGACGCGGCCGCGTAATCACGTTGATCCGCGAGCGACGCAGGCAGGAAGCCGAGCAGCGGTACGGCTGCCGCCACGACCAGCGCGAGACCGGCCGGGCCGGCGGCCCACGCCTTGCCGCGGTCCCCGGGCGGCGGGGGTCCCACGGCGGCGGATGCGTACGTCACCGGGGCGTTCTCGGCTCCCCGCCCAGCTCAGTCCGGCAGCAGATGCCCCCGGCGTGACAGCAGGAAGCGTTTGAAGGCGGCCACCGGCGGGGTGTCCGGGTGGCCGTCCAGCCAGGCGACGCCGATCTCGCGGGCCGCCCTCGGGGCCGTCACCGTGAGTTCGACGACGCCGGGCCGGGCCACCGCGGGCGGCGGCAGCAGGGCCACGCCGAGGCCGGCCGCGACCAGGCCGCGCAAGGTCTCCGCCTCCTCGCCCTCGAAGGCGACACGTGGCGCGAAGCCCGCCTCCGCGCACAGGTCGTCGGTGATCCGCCGCAGGCCGTACCCGGGTTCGAGGGTGACGAACTTCTCGTCGGCGGCCTCCGCCAGTCGAATGCGGCGGCGCGAGGCAAGGCGGTGGTCCTCGGGGACGACAAGGCGCAGCCGCTGTTCGTCGAGGCGGCGGGCGACCAGATCGGGGGCGTCCGGGACGGGTGAGGTGAGGCAGAGGTCGAGGCCGCCGGACCGGAGGCGTTCGATCATCGCCTCGCCGTAGTTCTGCACGAGCTGGAAGCGGACCCGGGGGTGGTCGACGCGGAAGGCTCGGATCAGGGCGGGCACGGTCTCGGATCCCATGGTGTGCAGAAAGCCGAAGGCGACCTTGCCCGTGGCCGGGTCGGCGTCCGCCCGTACCGAGTCGGCGGCCTTCTCGACCTCGGCGAGGGCCCGCTCGGCGGAGCCCAGGAAGGTACGGCCCGCGGGGGTGAGGGAGACGGTTCGGCCCTTGCGGGCGAACAGGGCGACTCCCAGGTCCTGTTCGAGCCTGACCATCGCCCGCGAGAGCGTCGACTGCGGGACGCCGAGCTCGTGCGCGGCGCGGGTGACGTGCTCGTGGCGGGCCACCGCCTCGAAGTGGGCCAGCCGCGGCGCGAGGACTGCGCGAATGTCTTCTTCGTAACTACTGGGTGACAGCCGGGGCTGTGAGCTGCGTTCATGCACCATAGGAACGATTATGGCGAGTTCATGCATTGGACGCATGAAACAGGGGGTCCTACTTTTGAACCATGCCTCCTGCCAGTACCGGGGCGTCCACCCTCACCGTGGCCGCCTCACCCCAGCCGTCCCCCGCCGCCGCTGCCGCCACCGCCGGCCCCTCCGCGCCGGACCGTCTCGAACCCGGCCGCCCCGGCTACCGCCGGATGAGCTTCGCGCTCTTCGCCGCCGGTGTCGCGACCTTCGCTCTCCTCTACTCCACCCAGGCCCTGCTGCCCGCCGTCTCCGCCTCCCTCGGCGCCACGGCCGGACAGGCCAGCTGGACGGTCTCCGCCGCGACGGGCGCGCTGGCGCTGTGTGTGCTGCCGATGAGCGCGCTCTCCGAGCGGTTCGGGCGGCGGCAGATGATGACCGCTTCGCTGACGGTCGCCGTACTGGTCGGGCTGCTCGTACCGTTCGCGCCCTCGCTGGGCTGGCTGATCGCGCTGCGCGCCGTCCAAGGCGCGGCGCTGGCCGGACTGCCCGCATCCGCGATGGCATATCTGGCCGAGGAGGTACGGCCGAAGGCGCTGGTCGCCGCGATCGGACTGTTCGTGGCGGGCAACAGCATCGGCGGGATGAGCGGACGCATCCTCACCGGCTGGGTCGCCCAGCTGTGGGGCTGGCGGGCGGCGCTCGGCGCGGTCGGGCTGCTGGCCGTGGCCTGCGCGGTCGTCTTCCACTTCATGATCCCCCGGGCCCGGCACTTCACCCCCGGTTCGCTGAACCCGAAGGCCCTCGCGAAGACCGTGGGCGGGCACCTCGCCGATCCGCTGCTGCGCCGGCTGTACGCGATCGGCGCGCTGTTCATGACGGTGTTCGGCGCCGTCTACACGGTGATCGGATACCGCCTGGTGGAGGCGCCGTTCAACCTCCCGCAGGGCATCGTCGGCTCGATCTTCCTGGTCTATCTCGTCGGAACGGTCTCCTCCGCCGCGGCCGGCAAGCTGGTCGCCCGGCTCGGCCGGCGGGGCGCGCTGTACCTGGCCGTCTCCACCACGGCCGCCGGTCTGCTGCTCTCGCTCGCCGACCAGTTGGCCGCCGTACTCCTCGGGCTGGTCCTGATCACGGCGGGCTTCTTCGCCGGGCACGCGGTCGCCTCCTCGTCCGTGAGCCGTACGGCGACGAAGGGCCGTGCCCAGGCGTCGGCGCTCTACCAGTCCGCGTACTACCTGGGCTCCAGCGCGGGCGGCACGCTCGGCGCGGTCGCCTTCCACGCCGGAGGCTGGGCCGGGACCGTATCGCTGGGGCTGCTCGCGGTCCTCGGCGTCGTCTCGATCACGCTGTACGGCACGCGGGCCGCACGCGCCGAGCGGCGCCGGCTCGTGCCGGTGGCGTCCGTACCGAACTGAGACATACGACGCACAACCATCCACTCCCCGACGCGCGTCTAGCAGGCGGAAGCACACACAGCGCGCGAAGGAGAGTGGGCGTACATGAGAGTCGCGGGGAACATACGGGGGATCCGGGGGCGGCGCGCGGTCGCGCTGGCCGCCGCCGGTCTGATAGCGGCGCCCGCCCTCGTCCTGGGCACCGGCGGATCGGCGCAGGCGGCGTCCTGCACGACGTCCACCGGGCCGTACCAGAAGCAGGTCGAGAAGTATCTGCACCGGCCGGTCGACGGCAGGCAGTCGGCCGCCGACTGCAAGGCGATCCAGTCGTTCCAGCGCACCTACGGGGTCACCCCGGACATCGGTTACGCGGGGCCGGTCACCTGGCGCACGATGAAGACGCTCACTGCCCAGAAGGCAGCCGGCAAGAACCCGAACAAGGCGAAGAAGTGCCCCACCAACAAGGGGCGCATCGCGTGTGTGGACCTGACCCGGCAGCTGAGCTGGATCCAGGACGGCGCCAAGCTGAAGTTCGGTCCGGTGCCGATCCGCAGCGGCCGCAACGGGTACGAGACCCGCACCGGGTCCAAGAAGATCTACATGCGGCACATCAACCACGTTTCGTCGATCTACCACGTGTCGATGCCGTACGCCCAGTTCTTCGACGGCGGACAGGCGTTCCACTCGGTGGGCCTGAAGATGTGGAACCCGCCGGGGTCGCACGGCTGCGTCAACATGCGCGGCGCCGACGCGAAGTCGTACTGGAATCTGCTGAAGAACGGCGACGACGTGTACGTGTACGGGCGCAAGCCCGGCACCTGACCGGAACGTGTGCCGCTTCGGCACTTCCCGCCCCCGTTGTCAGTGGCCTGCGGTAGCTTCCCAAGAGCTCAAGTGAGCGGCATCACAGCGCAACAGGGGTGGAGCGATGAGTGATCGGACAGCTACGGCGGACATCGACAGCCGGCTGGAGGTACACCGGGTCGAGCTGACCGGCTACTGCTACCGGATGCTCGGCTCGGCCTTCGAGGCGGAGGACGCGGTACAGGACACGCTGGTGCGTGCCTGGCGCAACTTCGAGAAGTTCGAGGGGCGTTCCTCGCTGCGGTCCTGGCTGTACCGCATCGCCACCAACGTCTGTCTGGACATGCTGAACGCGGGCAAGAAGCGGGCCCGTCCGGTCGATCTGACGGGCCCGACGCCGCTCGCTCAGGCGGCGCTCAACCCGTTGCCGGAGAACACCTGGCTGGAGCCGATGCCGGACGGACGGATCCTGCCGTCGGTGGCCGACCCGGCGGAGGCCGCGGTGGCGCGGGAGTCGGTGCGGCTGGCGTTCATGGCCGCGTTGCAGCATCTGCCGCCCAAGCAGCGGGCCGTGCTGATCCTGCGCGAGGTACTGGCCTGGAAGGCGAGCGAGGTCGCCGAGCTGCTCGAGACCTCGGTCGCCTCGGTCAACAGCGCCCTCCAGCGGGCGCGCGCGACCCTCGCGGACCACGAGGGTCTGACCGCCGACACCGCCGATCCGCTCGACGAGGAGCAGCGCAAGCTCCTCGATCGGTACGTCGCGGCCTTCGAGGGGTACGACATGGCGGCGCTGACCGCACTGCTCCACGAGGACGCCGTGATGACCATGCCGCCGTTCGACCTCTGGCTCCAAGGGCACGACGACATCACCGGCTTCATGCGCACCATCGGTGCGAGCTGCGAAGGCTCACGGCTGGTGGCGACGGAGGCGAACGGCACCCCGGCGTTCGCGCACTACAAGCCGGATCCGGACGGGCCGGGGTTCGTTCCGTGGGCGGTGCAGGTCATCGACATCTCGGAGGGCTCCATCACGGGGATGCACTGCTTCCTGGACACACCCCGCTGGTTCCCGCTGTTCGGTCTGCCGGACCATCTCGACGCCGACGCGGCGTGAGGCGCGGCGTACGGAACGGGCTGGTGGCGGGCTGGGCGGTGCTCGCGGCCGGCGGCTGGGGGCTGACCCAGTGGCTGGGTGAGCCCGTCGCCACCGACGGGGCCACCCCCGGGACAGCCCGGACCACGGTGCCCGGCGGTGAACCGGGACCGCAGCCGGAGCACGGCTGCGACAACGCCGACGCGACCGTGTCTTTCGGGGCGTCGCCGTTCCCCACAGCGACGGCGGTCCCGGACATCGGCGTGGCCAGGCTCTCGGTCTGCGCACGGTTCGAGGGAAGGACCCCGGCGGGCCCGAGCGGGGACTGAACATCGGGCGGGGCAGGCGGACGGGGCCGCGCGCTCCCTGAAGCGCCGTCTCTTCAGGCCTCGTTCCCCACGGCCCCGCCCCCGGTCCCGCACCCCACGTCCACCACATCGGCCAGGCCCACCATGTCGAGCAGGCTCTGCAGCTCGGGTGGCGTATTGCGCAGCCGCAGCCGTCTGCCGCCCGCACGGCGTGCGACGAGCCCCAGCCGCGCGATCGCCTCGACCAGGGTCAGATCCGCCTGTACGACCCCGCCCACATCGCAGTCCACCCCGGCGTCCGGGTCGCGGACGGCGCCCTCGGGGTCGTACAGCAGCGACTCCAGCTCGGCACAGAGTCCCGGCACGGCGGCCCGCGTGACGCGGCCGGTGACGACGAGAACGATCGGGGTCATGGCTTCCACATCAGGGAGACCGGTGCGGCGGCCGAAACTCATCGCTGCCCGCATCCACACTTCCGCCACCCCGACCGGCACCCCCCGGCCGGAAGGCCGCCGACAACCGTCCGGAGTCCGCCCCTCCGGTCGACCCCGGGCCGATGAACCTCCGTCAACTCCCCCCATCTGTGAGGTTTCTGTGAACCATCGCGATCAATTCCCCCTCTAGGTACGTGAACCGGCCGGCACCGGCGTCCCAGCGGTGCCGGCTGACCAGTGGCTCCTCAGCGGGCCGCCTGATTCTCCAGGGGGAGAGTTGCGCAGACACGTGAGAAACGCGTGTGTTTCGACCATCGCCACGGCGGCCGCCGTGGCGCTCGCAGCCGGTATGACCACCCCGGCGATGGCACAGCCGGAGCAGGTCCGGCCGGCGGGGACGAAGCCCCTGCCCCGCCATCAGCTGACGCTCATCACCGGCGACCGCGTCTCGGTGGACTCCAAGGGCCGGGTCGTGGGCTTCGAGCCCGCGAAGGGGCGTGAGCGGATACCCGTACAGCGGCAGGTCCGCAACGGGCACACATCCATCATTCCGAGCGACGCCCACCGGCTGATCGGCTCCGGAAAGCTCGACCGGCGGCTCTTCGACGTCACCCTGCTGAACCGTCCGGAGATCCGCAGGTCCCAGCAGAAGGGCCTGCGGCTGATCGTCGGCTACCGGGGCGCACAGACCGCGTCCGCCAAGGCCGACGTCAGGGACGCCGGTGGCACCGAGGTCAGCCGGACGCTGAAGTCGCTGAACGCCGAGTCGGTGATCACACCCAAGAGCGACGCCAAGGACATCTGGCAGGCACTCACCGCCAAGCCGTCCCGCAGCATCCAGCGCACCACGGCCCCGGGGATCGACCGGGTATGGCTGGACGGCGTACGCAAGGCGAGCCTCGACAAGAGCGTGCCTCAGATCGGCGCACCCGCCGCGTGGAAGGCCGGCTACACCGGCAAGGGCGTCAAGATCGCCGTCCTGGACACCGGTGTGGACGCCACCCACCCGGACCTCAAGGGCCAGATCCTGGAGACGAAGAACTTCTCCACCTCGTCCGACACCAAGGACCGGGTCGGGCACGGCACCCATGTGTCGTCGATCGCGGCCGGTACGGGCGCCAAGTCG
This region includes:
- a CDS encoding LysR family transcriptional regulator translates to MVHERSSQPRLSPSSYEEDIRAVLAPRLAHFEAVARHEHVTRAAHELGVPQSTLSRAMVRLEQDLGVALFARKGRTVSLTPAGRTFLGSAERALAEVEKAADSVRADADPATGKVAFGFLHTMGSETVPALIRAFRVDHPRVRFQLVQNYGEAMIERLRSGGLDLCLTSPVPDAPDLVARRLDEQRLRLVVPEDHRLASRRRIRLAEAADEKFVTLEPGYGLRRITDDLCAEAGFAPRVAFEGEEAETLRGLVAAGLGVALLPPPAVARPGVVELTVTAPRAAREIGVAWLDGHPDTPPVAAFKRFLLSRRGHLLPD
- a CDS encoding MFS transporter; amino-acid sequence: MPPASTGASTLTVAASPQPSPAAAAATAGPSAPDRLEPGRPGYRRMSFALFAAGVATFALLYSTQALLPAVSASLGATAGQASWTVSAATGALALCVLPMSALSERFGRRQMMTASLTVAVLVGLLVPFAPSLGWLIALRAVQGAALAGLPASAMAYLAEEVRPKALVAAIGLFVAGNSIGGMSGRILTGWVAQLWGWRAALGAVGLLAVACAVVFHFMIPRARHFTPGSLNPKALAKTVGGHLADPLLRRLYAIGALFMTVFGAVYTVIGYRLVEAPFNLPQGIVGSIFLVYLVGTVSSAAAGKLVARLGRRGALYLAVSTTAAGLLLSLADQLAAVLLGLVLITAGFFAGHAVASSSVSRTATKGRAQASALYQSAYYLGSSAGGTLGAVAFHAGGWAGTVSLGLLAVLGVVSITLYGTRAARAERRRLVPVASVPN
- a CDS encoding L,D-transpeptidase family protein; its protein translation is MRVAGNIRGIRGRRAVALAAAGLIAAPALVLGTGGSAQAASCTTSTGPYQKQVEKYLHRPVDGRQSAADCKAIQSFQRTYGVTPDIGYAGPVTWRTMKTLTAQKAAGKNPNKAKKCPTNKGRIACVDLTRQLSWIQDGAKLKFGPVPIRSGRNGYETRTGSKKIYMRHINHVSSIYHVSMPYAQFFDGGQAFHSVGLKMWNPPGSHGCVNMRGADAKSYWNLLKNGDDVYVYGRKPGT
- a CDS encoding sigma-70 family RNA polymerase sigma factor, producing MSDRTATADIDSRLEVHRVELTGYCYRMLGSAFEAEDAVQDTLVRAWRNFEKFEGRSSLRSWLYRIATNVCLDMLNAGKKRARPVDLTGPTPLAQAALNPLPENTWLEPMPDGRILPSVADPAEAAVARESVRLAFMAALQHLPPKQRAVLILREVLAWKASEVAELLETSVASVNSALQRARATLADHEGLTADTADPLDEEQRKLLDRYVAAFEGYDMAALTALLHEDAVMTMPPFDLWLQGHDDITGFMRTIGASCEGSRLVATEANGTPAFAHYKPDPDGPGFVPWAVQVIDISEGSITGMHCFLDTPRWFPLFGLPDHLDADAA
- a CDS encoding STAS domain-containing protein, whose translation is MSFGRRTGLPDVEAMTPIVLVVTGRVTRAAVPGLCAELESLLYDPEGAVRDPDAGVDCDVGGVVQADLTLVEAIARLGLVARRAGGRRLRLRNTPPELQSLLDMVGLADVVDVGCGTGGGAVGNEA